The genomic window GGGATGGGCACCGAGCCGATCGGTTGCATGCTGTCGGCGGACGCGGTAGCCACCCCGGCGGCCAGAGCGCAGGTTACGACGGCAACCTGGGCTGCGATCGCGGCGATGAGTTTCCGCATGGGGCCAAAGTTTAACGTCCGGCCGACGTCGCGGGCGCCACGGCGGGGCCGTGCACAAGGATTCGGGTCGCGGTGGGCGATGTGCCGTGGGGTGCGGTTTGGTTCGAGTGGTCATGAAGGCCGCCCACGCCTTCCTTGCCGACGCACTCGGTGGTGGTCAATGACGGTCAGTGGAAGCATATTCCGCGCGAAGCTGACGGTCGTCGCATCATTTGCACAGCACTTCTTCCTCGAGAATCTCGCGGTGCGCCGCGACCGTTCAATCCTGGTGACGGTGGTGGCGCACGGCAGCATGGCCGACGACTTCTACATCGACGAAACGCCGGTGTCGCCTATGTGACCAACCATCGCGAGAACACCATCGACCGAGTGCCGTTGGAGCCGGCCGGGCGTCGCCGGGCGCGCGTCGTCGTGGTGGGTGATCCGTTCGATGAGGACTGCATCGGACCGTCGAGCGCCGCGTGGGGACGCGGACCCGACGACTTCGGTCGCCGCGCCTATGTCACCAGCGATGGAGGCACCACCGCGCCGCTCCCCGACGGCACGGTGCGGCCCGCCAAACTTTTGCGGGTCGAATTCTGACCGCTGCCCGGGGTGGCGTTCAATCGAGGCATGTTGAGCCTGGCCGAAATTTCCGACCGTCTAGAGATCCAGCAGCTGATGGTGGATTACTCCACCGCCATCGATCAGCGCCGGTTCGACGATCTGGACAAGGTGTTCACCCCGGACGCCTACATCGACTACACCGCCCTGGGCGGTATCGAGGGGCCCTATCCGGAGGTCAAGAAGTGGCTGTCGGAGGTGCTGCCGACCTTTCCGGTGTACGCGCACATGCTGGGCAA from Mycobacterium shigaense includes these protein-coding regions:
- a CDS encoding nuclear transport factor 2 family protein, with the protein product MLSLAEISDRLEIQQLMVDYSTAIDQRRFDDLDKVFTPDAYIDYTALGGIEGPYPEVKKWLSEVLPTFPVYAHMLGNFSVQIDGDKASSRMICFNPMVLPGDSDQVLFCGLWYDDEFARTPQGWRMTRRVETKIYQKVQ